The window ATCCAGAACCAGGCGTCGCGCTTCGGCTTCTTCCGTGGGCAGTTCAGCCAACAGCAGTTGCAGGTCGATCCGGTGGCCGGCGTTGCGGACATCGAGCTGGTCTACGTCAGCGGCCCGCGCTCGACCCTTGGCAAGGTCGAATTCAGCGGCGACTACCCCTTCGACGACGAACTCCTGCAGCGCATGGTGCCGTTCGAGGACGGTACTCCCTACGACTCCGAGCTGATCGCCGACCTCAACCAGGCGCTGCAATCCTCCGGCTACTTCGACGGTGTGCGCGTGGACGCGGCGCCGCAGGCCAAGGCCAGTTCCGACGTGATTCCGGTGAATGTCCACCTGCAGGTGCGCAAGCCGCGGACCATGGGCCTCGGCTTGGGCTTCTCCACCGACGTCGGGCCGCGCGCCAAGGCCAACTGGACGCGCCACTGGGTCAACCCGCAGGGGCACAGCCTGGGCTGGGAGGCGGAAGTCTCCTCCCCCCGGCAGAACATCGGCGCCTGGTACGAGATTCCCCTGGACCCGCCGTTGACCGACAAGCTGCGCTTCACCAGCGGCTACCAGAACGAAGACCTGGTGGACACCCAGAGCAAGCTGCTCACCCTCGGCAGCGAATGGCACCACAAGCTCGACAGCGGCTGGCAGCGGGTGGTGTCGCTGAACTGGCAGCGCGAAGAATACAAGCTGGGCGACGACTCGGGCCTGAGTAGCTTCCTCATGCCGGGGATCGGTTATTCGATCCTCGAAGCCGACAACAAGGTCGACCCCAGCCACGGCTATCGCCTGCAATTCGACGTGAAGGGCGCCAAGGAAGGTTTTCTGGCCGATGCCGACGTCGCCCACGTCAATGCGCTGGCCAAGGGGCTGACCAGCTTCTGGGGCGGCCAGCGTCTGCTCGGGCGCATCCAGGTCGGCGGTATCGCCACCAACGACTATTCCTCGATCCCGCCGTCGCTGCGCTTCTTCGCCGGTGGTGACCAGAGCGTTCGCGGTTACGACTACCAGACACTGTCGCCGAAGAACTCCGAGGGTGATCGCATCGGTGGGCGCTACATGGTCGCCGGCAGCGTGGAGTACCAGTACCCGATTGCCGAGCGCTGGCGGCTGGCGGCCTTCGTCGATCAGGGCAACGCCTTCAACTCACTGGACTTCCCGTCGATCAAGACCGGCGTGGGTATCGGTATCCGCTGGGTTTCCCCGGTCGGGCCGCTGCGCCTGGATCTCGCCGACGGCCTGGACGAGGACGGCGGCATCCGTATCCACTTCTCCATGGGGCCTGAACTGTGAACCGTGCGGGCTGGATGCGCACCATGCGCTGGCTGCTGGGCGGGCTGCTCGGCCTGATCCTGCTATCGATAGCGGGCCTGTCGGCATTGCTGGGCACCGAAGCGGGTAGCCGAATGGCGTTGCAGCGGGTGCCGGGTTTGACCTTGGATGGCTTCAGCGGCCGCCTGGCCGGCGCCTTCACCGCGAGGCGCCTGGAGTGGAGCGACGGCGCCACCCGCCTGGTGCTCGACGAGCCGGATATCGACTGGTCGCCGGGCTGCCTGCTGCGCATGGCGCTGTGCCTGAGCCGCGTGGCGGCGAAGGAGATACGGCTGACCCTGCCGCCAAGCGAGTCGAGCGAGTCTTCCGGGCCGATCCAGTTGCCGAGCCTGAACCTGCCGCTGGCCCTGGAGCTGGGCGACGTGCGTATTGGCCGCTTCCTGCTCGATGACCAGGAGCAGCTGCGCGACACCAACCTGGTGGCGAACTGGGACCCTGAAGGTCTGCACATCCAGTCGGCGACGCTGGCGCGGGGTGATCTGCGCCTGTCGCTCTCCGGCCTGCTCAAGCCCACCCAAGGGTGGCCATTGCAGGCGCAGGGCAGCCTCGATCTGCCGGCCGTGGGCGGCAAGCCCTGGTCGCTGAAGCTGCAGGTCGATGGCGAACTGCAAGGTCACCTGAAGTTGCAGGCACAGAGCAGCGGCTACCTCAATGGCCAGTTGCAGGGTGATGTGCAGCCGCTGGCGGAGAACCTGCCGGCCCAGGCCCTGGTGCTGGCCGACGGATTCAAGGCGGATGCCGCGCTGCCCGATACGCTGACGCTGAATCAGGTTCGCCTGAACGCCAATGGCGACCTGAAGAACGGCTACCAGATCGCCGGCGCGGCCCTGTTGCCGGCCGAAGACAGTCCGGTGGTGCTGACCCTGCGTGGCCGCGTCGATGCCCAGGGGGCGGATATCGCCGCACTCGATCTGACGGCCGCCCAGGCACAGCGCCTGGGCGTGCAGGGACGGCTCGACTGGAAGGATGGCTTCGCCGCCGACGCCACCCTTGACTGGCTGGACTTCCCCTGGCGGCGCCTGTACCCGGCCATCGAGGAACCGCCGGTGAGCGTGCACAGCCTTAAGGCCGAGGTGCAGTATCGCGACGGCGCCTACCTGGGCAATTTCGATGCCGCGCTGAACGGTCCGGCGGGCGCCTTCACCCTGGCCAGTCCGGTCTCCGGCAACCTCTCGGAAGTCTTCCTGCCGTCGCTGCAGCTGGTGGCGGGGCAGGGCAAGGCCGCGGGCCATGTGAGGGTCGGCTTCGCCGACACTCTCAGCTGGGACGCCGCCCTCGATCTACGCGACCTCGACCCCGCCTACTGGCTGGAGCAGATGCCGGGCCGCCTGGGCGGGCCGCTGCGCAGCCAGGGCTCGCTCAAGGGCGGCAACCTGAACCTGACCGCGAACCTCGACCTGCAAGGGCGCCTGCGTGGCCAGCCAGCCTTGCTCAGGGCACGTGCCGAGGGTGCCGGGCAGTCGTGGAAGGCCGACGAGTTGACCCTGCAACTGGGCGACAACCGCATCACCGGCCAGGCGGCGCTGGACCAGCGTCTCTCCGGCAAGCTGGACCTCGCCCTGAATCAATTGGGCCAACTGTGGCCGCAGCTCGCCGGCCAACTGGGCGGGCGACTCGACCTGGCCGGCACCCTGCAGGCACCGCAGGGGCAACTGGCGCTCAACGGCCAGCGCGTCGCCTACGCCGGCCAGAGCCTGCGCAGCCTGGCGCTGGACGCCAAACTGGATGCCGCCCAGCGCGGCCGCCTGGACCTGCAGATACAGGGCCTGCGCAGCGGCGACACGCGCCTGGGCACGCTCAAGCTGGAAGGCAGCGGCGACAAGCAGCGCCAGCAGCTCTCGCTGAACCTGCAAGGCAAGCCGGTGGTCCTTGCGCTGAACCTCGACGGCACCTGGAACGGCCGCGACTGGCGTGGCCGCCTGGCGCAGGGCGACATCCAGAGCGGCGGGCAGGACTGGCGCCTGCAGCAGCCGGCGAAGCTGGAGCGACTGGCCGATGGCCGGCTGACCCTGGGCGCGCATTGCTGGGCCTCGGGCCCGGCCAGCCTGTGCGCCGAAGACCAGCGCCTGATGCCCGACCCGCGCCTGCGCCTGCACTTGCGCCAGTTCCCGCTGGACAGCCTGGCGCGCTGGCTGCCAGAAGACTTCGCCTGGCGCGGCCAGCTGGACGGCGACGTGCAACTGGACCTACCGGCCAGCGGCCCGAACGGTTCGATCCTGCTCAATGCCGGCAGCGGCACGCTGCGCCTGAAGGAACAGGACGACTGGGTCGACTTCCCCTACCAGAGCCTGCAACTGGAAAGCCGCCTGACACCCCGGCGCATCGATACCAGCCTGCAGTTCCATGGCGAGAAGCTGGGCACGCTGGATGCCCAGGTGCAGCTCGACCCCCGGCCGAAGTCCAAGCCGCTGAGCGGCAGCTTCAGCCTCAACGGCTTGGACCTGTCCATCGCACGGCCCTTCGTGCCCGCGGTGGAAACCCTCAAGGGACGGCTCCACGGTAACGGGCGGATTTCCGGCGGCCTGCTGGCGCCACGGGTGGACGGCGAGCTGCGTCTGGTCGATGGCGAGGTCTCCGGCGGCGACCTGCCGACGCGCCTGGAACAGCTGCAGGTGCAGGCGCGTATCGCCGGCGAACAGGTGGACCTGAGCGGCCACTGGACGGCCGGGGAGCATGGCAACGGCAACCTGTCCGGGCGGATCGCCTGGAACGAGGCGCTGGATGTCGACCTGAACGTGCGCGGCAACCGTCTGCCGGTGACGATCGACCCGTACGCGGAACTGGAGGTCGCGCCGGACCTGGCGATCCGCATGGCCGGCGAGGGCCTGGCGGTTTCCGGCAAGGTGCAGGTGCCCAGCGGCGCCATCACCATTCGCCAGCTCCCGCCATCGACGGTCAAGGTGTCGGACGACACCGTGATCGTCGGCCAGAAGCAGGAGCAGAAGGCCGCCGCCGCACTGCACATGGACGTCGACGTGATCGTCGGTGAGGACAAGCTGACCTTCTCCGGCTTTGGCCTGAACGCGGAGCTGGCCGGCCAGGTGCACGTGGGCGACAACCTCGACACCCGTGGCGAGCTGCGCCTGAACAAGGGCCGCTACCGTGCCTACGGACAGAAGCTGACCATCCGCCGTGCGCGCCTGCTGTTCGCCGGACCCATCGACCAGCCGTACCTGGATATCGAGGCGATCCGCAAGGTCGACGACGTGATCGCCGGCCTGCGCCTGACCGGCAACGCCGAGCAGCCGCGCAGCGAGGTGTTCTCGGAACCGGCGATGAGCCAGCAGCAGGCGCTGTCCTACCTGGTGCTGGGCCGGCCGATGAGCACCGGCGAGGACAGCAACATGATGGGCGAGGCGGCGCTGGCGCTGGGCCTGGCCGGAAGCGCGCCGCTCACCGGCGAGGTCGCGCAGAAGCTGGGCATCCAGGACTTCCAGCTGGACACCGAGGGCACCGGCAACAGCACCAGCGTGGTCGCCAGCGGCCAGCTCTCCGACAAGCTCAGCCTGCGCTATGGCGTGGGGGTGTTCGAGCCGGCCAATACCATCGCCTTGCGCTACCTGCTGAGCAAGAAGGTGTATCTGGAGGCGGCCAGCGGCCTGGCCAGCTCGCTGGATATCTTCTACAAGCGCGACTTCTGATGCCCTGGGTCTGGGGGGCCCGGCAGGCACTGCCGCCAGCCTTCATTGCGCCTTAAGAAAGGCTCTACAGACTTCCTGTGCCGTCGATTTTCCGACGGTTACGGGGAGTCAACATGCGCCTGGACCACCTCAGGACCCACCTGCTCGAATTCATCAACAAGGGCTTTCCGGCCCGTCAGTTGCGCCGTCTGGCTGCACGCGACCTGTTGCGCGGGGCTGCGGCGGGACGGCGGGCGCCCGCGCCGCTGGCCGGAGCCTTGCTGGAGTGGTCGGTGCTGGAACCCCAGGACGCGCTCGATCGCCTGGACAGCCGCCGCGAAGGACTCAGCGAGTCGGAGGCGCAAGAGCGACTCGTACGCTTGGGGCCGAACGAGGTGGAACAGGACCGCCCGATCGGTGCCTGGCTGCACCTCTGGTACTGCTACTGCAATCCCTTCAACCTGCTGCTGAGCCTGCTGGCAGCGATCTCCTGGGTGACCGAGGACGCCGAGGCCGCCGTGGTGATCGGCAGCATGGTGGGGATTTCCACGTTGCTGCGCTTCGTCCAGGAGAAGCGCTCGAACCGCGCCGCCGAGCGCCTCAAGGCGATGGTCAGCAACACCGCCACGGTGTTCCGCAGCCCCGATGGCGAAGGGCCGTCGAGCCGGGTTGAGGTGCCGATTCGCCAACTGGTGCCTGGCGATGTGCTGTGGCTCTCGGCTGGCGACATGGTGCCGGCGGACGTGCGCCTGCTCAGCGCCAAGGACCTGTTCGTCGGCCAGGCGGCGCTGACCGGTGAATCGCTGCCGGTGGAGAAGTTCGCCCAGCTGCGCGACGCCCGTCAGGGCAACCCGCTGGAGCGCGACAACCTCTGCTTCATGGGCACCAACGTCATCAGTGGTTCGGCGCAGGCCGTGGTGGTTGGCACCGGCGCACGGACCTATTTCGGCTCGCTGGCCGAGCGGGTGATCGCGACGGACCCGGCGCCCACCGCCTTCCAGGCTGGGGTGAACAAGGTCAGCTGGCTGCTGATCCGCTTCATGCTGGTGATGGCGCCGCTGGTGCTGCTGATCAATGGTTTCACCAAGGGTGACTGGCTGGAGGCAGCGCTGTTCGCGTTGTCCATCGCGGTTGGCCTGACCCCGGAAATGCTCCCGATGATCGTCACGTCGACCCTGGCCAAGGGCGCGGTGGCGCTGAGCCGGCGCAAGGTGATCGTCAAGCGCCTGGACGCCATCCAGAACTTCGGGGCGATGGACATCCTCTGCACCGACAAGACCGGCACCCTGACCCAGGACCGCATCGTGCTGGAGCGCCATACCGACGCCTTTGGCCAGGCCCAGGACCGCGTCCTGCAACTGGCCTTCCTCAACAGCCACCACCAGACCGGGCTGAAGAACCTGCTGGACGTGGCCGTGCTGGAGCACGTCGAGTTGCGCCATGCGTTGCGGGTGGACAGCCGCTACCGCAAGATCGACGAGATTCCCTTCGACTTCGCCCGCCGGCGCATGTCGGTGGTGGTCCGCGAGCCGGACGACCGCCACCTGCTGATCTGCAAGGGCGCACTGGAAGAGGTGCTGGACGTCTGCGTTTCGGTGGAGGCCGGCGACACCGTGGTGCCGCTGGACGGCGAGCACCTGGCGAGCATTCGCGCGGTGGCCGAGGGGCTCAACCAGGAAGGTCTGCGAGTGGTCGCGGTGGCGACCCGCGAACTGCCGCCGGAGCGCGAAGGCTATGGCGTGGCCGACGAGGCGCGGCTGTGTCTGGCCGGCTACATCGCCTTCCTCGATCCGCCGAAGGAAACCACCGCCCCGGCGTTGCGCGCGCTAGCGGAAAACGGCGTGGCGGTGAAGGTGCTGACTGGCGACAACGAGCGGGTCACCCTGAAGGTCTGCCGCGACGTCGGTCTGCCGGTGCAGGGCGTGCTCCTCGGCCCGCAGCTGGACAGCCTCGATGACCCGACGCTGGGCGAGCGGGCCGAGCGCACCACGCTGTTCGCCAAGCTCACCCCAGGCCACAAGGAGCGGCTGGTGCGCGTGCTGCGCGAGCGCGGGCACGTGGTGGGCTTCCTCGGCGATGGCATCAACGACGCCCCGGCGCTGCGCACCGCGGACATCGGCATTTCGGTGGACTCTGCGGTGGACATCGCCAAGGAAGCCGCCGACCTGATCCTGCTGGAAAAGAGCCTGCTGGTGCTGGAAGAAGGGGTGATCGAAGGCCGCCGTACCTTCGCCAACATGCTCAAGTACATCCGCATGACCGCCAGTTCCAATTTCGGCAATGTGTTCAGCGTGCTGGTGGCCAGCGCCTTCATTCCCTTCCTTCCGATGCTGCCGTTGCAGCTGTTGGTGCAGAACCTGCTGTACGACCTGTCGCAGATCGCCATTCCCTTCGACCACGTCGATGACGAGCAGCTGCGCAGCCCGCAGCAATGGAATCCCGGCGGGCTGGGGCGCTTCATGGTGTTCTTCGGGCCGATCAGTTCGCTGTTCGACATTGCCACCTTCCTGGTCCTGTGGTTCGCCCTGGGCGCCAATGCGCCGCAGCACCAGGCGCTGTTCCAATCCGGCTGGTTCGTCGAGGGGCTGATCTCGCAGCTGCTGGTGGTGCACATGATCCGCACCCGGCGCATTCCGTTCCTGCAGAGCCGCGCGGCCTGGCCGCTGCTGGGCATGACCCTGGCGCTGGTTGCCGTGGCGATCTTCCTGCCCATGGGGCCGCTGGCCCATTCGTTCCACATGCAGGCGCTGCCGCTGGCGTACTGGCCGTGGCTGGCGGGCATCCTGGCGGGATACATGGTGCTGACCCAGGCGGTGAAGGGCCGGTTTGCGCGCCGCTATGGCTGGGATCGCAGCGAGCGACCGCGTCCACGGGCATCGATGGCGCTGGGCGAGGGCGCGGAGGCCTGAGTCGAACGCCGGCAGTTTCAGGCAAGTCTGCGCAGGACCAGGCAAACCGCTCGGCGCTTTCTTCGCGTATCGTCGCGGCGCGTGCCGGGCATAGCGCCTAGGCTGAATCGATCCGTGCCGGAACCTGCGGGTTCTGGCCGCCCCATCACCCGAGGAAGAGGTGAACTCGCAGATGATTACCGTGAACCTGAACGGCAAGGACCATGAATTCGACGCGCCCGGCGAGATGCCGCTGCTCTGGGCCCTGCGCGACATCGCCGGGCTGACCGGCACCAAGTACGGCTGCGGCATGGCGCTGTGCGGCGCCTGCACGGTGCACATCGACGGCCAGCCGACCCGCTCCTGCGTCACGCCGCTGGCGGCGGTGGCGGGCAAGAAGGTCACCACCATCGAGGCGGTGAACGAGCAGCCCGCCGGCAAGGCCGTCCAGGACGCCTGGCGGCGGCTGGACGTGGTGCAGTGCGGTTACTGCCAGTCCGGGCAGATCATGTCCGCCACCGCGCTCCTTGCCTCCAACAAGGCGCCCAGCGATGCCGACATCGACACGGCCATGAGCGGCAACATCTGCCGCTGCGCCACCTACGCGCGGATTCGCGCGGCCATCCACGACGCCGCCAAGACCCTGGCCTGAGGAGCTTCGACATGCGCGATACCCGCATCGATCAGGAAGAGGCGCAGCAGCGCGGCATCTTCAATCTCAGCCGCCGGCATTTCCTCCGGGGCGCCGGTGGCCTGGCTCTGGGCATCTACTTCGCGCCGCTGCTCGCGCGCATGGGCGAGGCGCAGGCGGCCGGTGATTTCGAACCCAACGCCTTCGTGCGCATCGCCCCCGACGGCACGGTGACGGTGATCGCCAAGCACGTGGAAATGGGGCAGGGCAGCTATACGGGCCTCGCCACGCTGGTGGCCGAGGAACTGGATGCCGACTGGGCCCATGTGCGCGTGGAAGGCGCGCCGGCCGATGCCAAGCGCTACGCCAACCTGGCCTTCGGCAATCTGCAGGGCACCGGCGGCAGTACCGCCACCGCCAACTCCTTCGAGCAGATGCGCAAGGCCGGCGCCAGCGCGCGCGCCATGCTGGTGGCCGCCGCCGCCGAGCAATGGAAGGTGCCCGCCGCTCAGATCGAAGTGCATGACGGCGTGGTGACCCACGCCGCTTCCGGACACAAGGCCGGCTTCGGCGAACTGGCCGAGGCGGCGGCCAAGCAGCCGGTGCCCGCCGAAGTGAAGCTGAAGGACCCGAAGGACTTCAAGCTGATCGGCCAGGCGAAGCTGGCGCGCATCGACAGCAGCGGCAAGACCGATGGCTCGGCGGTGTTCACCCAGGACATCCACCTGCCGGACATGCTGGTGGCCGTGGTCGCCCACCCGCCACGCTTCGGCGGGGTACCGGCCAAGGTTGACTCGACCAAGGCCAAGGCGGTGCCCGGCGTGGTCGCGGTGGTGCAGTTCCCCGGCAGCGACAGGCGCTTCGCCGGTGTGGCCGTGCTGGCCAAGAACACCTGGGCCGCCCGCCAGGGTCGTGATGCCTTGCAGGTCGAGTGGGACGAGAGCAAGGCGTTCAAGATGGGCAGCAAGGAAATCTTCGCCCAGTACCGCGAGATGGCCGGCAAGCCCGGTTTGGTGGCGCGCAACGTGGGCGATGTCGACAAGGCCCTGAAGCAGCCGGCCAAGCTCATCGAGGCGGAGTACGAGTTCCCGTTCCTGGCCCACGCGGCGATGGAACCGTTGAACTGCGTGGTTCAGCTCAAGGATGACGGTGGCTGCCAGATCTGGAATGGCGAGCAGTGGCAGACCGCCGACCAGGCGGCGGTGGCGCAGTTGCTGGGCGTCAAGCCGGAGCAGGTGTCGATCACCCAGCTGTACGCTGGCGGCAGCTTCGGCCGGCGCGCCAATCCGCATTCGGACTACGTGCTGGAGGCTGCGGCGATCGCCAAGGCCGCCCATGAGCAGGGCATCAAGGCGCCGGTGAAGATGGTCTGGACCCGCGAGGACGATACCCGTGGCGGCTATTACCGCCCGGCGTTCCTGCACCGCGCACGGCTGGCGGTGGATGCTTCGGGCAACCTCGTGGGCTGGGAGCAGCGCCTGGTCGGCCAGTCCTTCATCCTCGGCACGCCGTTCGAGAAGATCATGGTCAAGGATGGCATCGACAAGATCGCCGTGGAGGGCGCGGACGACCTACCCTATGCGGTGCCCAACCTGCGCGTCGAGCAGGCGCTGGCCGAGAACGTCACGGTGCCGACCCAGTGGTGGCGCTCCGTGGGGCATACCCATACGGCGTTCTCCACCGAGACGCTGGTGGACGAGGCCGCCATCGCTGCTGGCAAGGACCCCTACGAGTTCCGCCACGCCCTGCTCAAGGACTATCCCCGCCATCGCGGCGTACTGGAGCTGGCGGCGCAGCGGGCCAACTGGAAGGCGCCGCTGGCGAAGGGCGCCGAGGGCGAGCAGCGCGGCCGGGGCATCGCCGTGCACGAGTCGTTCGGCAGCTTCGTGGCCCAGGTGGTGGAGGTGACGGTCAAGGCAGACCACAGCTTCAAGGTGGACCGCGTGGTCTGCGCGGTGGACTGCGGCCTGGCGATCAACCCGGACGTGATCACGGCGCAGATGGAAGGCGGCATCGGCTTCGCCCTGTCGGCGGCGCTGCACAGCGCCATCACCCTGACGGACGGGAAGGTCGACCAGTCCAACTTCCACGACTTCCAGGTCCTGCGCATCAACGAGATGCCGGTGGTGGAGGTGCACATCGTGCCGTCCGCGGTACCGCCGACCGGGGTTGGCGAGCCCGGCGTGCCGCCGCTGGCGCCGGCGCTGGCCAACGCGCTGTTCGCCGCCACCGGCAAGCGCATCCGCACCTTGCCGATCGGCAATCAGTTACAGGCGTGATGCACCGGATCGCCTCTCTCCCGTGAGACGGAGAGGGGCGGCTCCACAGCCTACGCCTCGCGCTTCCCACCCTCGGCGCGAAACCGCTCCGGCGTCGTTCCGGTGTAGCGCTGGAATGCCCGGTGGAAGCTGGTCACATGCTCGTAGCCGAGCAGGAAGGCGATCTCCTGCAAGGCCATGCGGCTGGCCAGCAGGTAGCGCTGGGCCAGCGCCATGCGCACCTCCAGCACGATGCCCTTGAAGGTCAGCCCATCCGCGCGCAACCGCCGTTGCAGCGTGTAGGGCGGCATGCGCAGCCAGGCGGCGGTCTGTTCCAGGTCGGGCAGGGGGATGCGGGCGTTCTGCAGCAGATAGAAACGCACGTCGTCCGGCAGTGTCTGGCCGCGCTCGAAGCTGGCCAGGGTCGCCGCGCCCTGGGCCTGGCACAGGCGCGTCACCGTCGGGTTGGCGGTGGAAAAGGGGCGGTCGTGGAATTCCCGGGGAATCCACAGTTCCGCCTGGGCGGCGTTGAACCGGCACTGCCCGGGGAACAGCTCCTGGTAGACCTTCGCATGGGCCGGCGGCGGGTAGGGTAGGTGGACCTGCATGCCGGTGCAGTCTTCCAGCTCCGGCAAGCGCTGACACAGCCAGCGCCAGGTGCTGCTCAGCCATTCCTCGCACAGCGCGTTGCGCTCCACCTCGCTGAACGGCGGCAGTTGCAGGGTCAGGCGGATGTGGCTGGCGTCTTCGTCGCGCTGGGTGTGGATCGGGTGCGGCATCAGGCTGGACGGCTGGCCGAGGGATATGTCCCAGGAACGCCTTAGGTTGGCCGCGCTGATCAGCGCATAGCCGATCACGCCCAGGTCGTAGAGGTTGTAGCGCTGGCCGAGGCGCAGGAAGAAGTCGCTGGAACCCAGCAGCCCGGCGGCCTGTTGCAGCAGGCGGTAATAGCGGGCGAAGTTCATCTCGGCGGCGGCCGCTTCACCGCCTGGCGGCAGCCCCAGGCCGCCGAGCAGCGGTGCCAGCGCCGGCAGGGCGGGGCGCGCCTGCCATTCTTCAAGGAAGTGACGGAACAGCTGGCGGGCGGCGTAATCGATGTCGAAGGACGCGGTGGGCATGGCGGCGTTCTGGTCGGCTAAGAGATTGTCATCTTGTGCTAGCGAGTTGTCATCTTATGCTAGTCGAGCGGTAAAAGCCGAGCCCTATACTGCGCCTACGGACAAGAACTACAAGGGCTTCCCATGACCGCTCCGGACCGCTTCCGCTCCTCCAATTCCCCCACCGACCGCTTCGCCGAACTGCTGCTGCACAACGGCCGCTTCTACACCCTCGACCCCGCCCAGCCCTGGGCCGAGGCGGTGGCCATCCGCGATGGCCGCCTGCTGGCGGTGGGGCGTCGCGAGGAGATGGAACACCTGGTCGGCCCGGATACCCTGGTGCGCGATCTGGACGGCGCCTTCTGCATGCCCGGCCTGCACGACATGCACACCCACCCGGACCTCGCCCTGGCGCCGCGCTACGCCGACGACCTCGACGTCGGCATCGAGGACCCGACCCCGGAGCAGCTGGCCAAGGCCATCCGCGACTACGCCGCCAGCCACCCCGGCGACGGCTGGATCTACGGCCAGTACTGGGTCCGCTACACCTTCCGCGAGGCGGGGCTGAAGCCAGGCCGCGAGTGGCTCGACAGCATCATGCCGGACCGCCCGGTGGCGCTGCTCGACCGCATGTGGGGCACCATGATGGTCAACTCCCGCGCGCTGGAGCTGGCCGGCATCGACGCCGACACGCCCGATCCGCGCAATGGCTACCTGGAGCGCGACGAGCTCACCGGCGAGCCCAAGGGCCTGATGATCGACGGCGCCTACGCGCTGATCCACGCCGCCATGCCGCCGACCCCGGCCAAGGTGTTGCGCCAGTCTTACCGCGACGGCGTGCACTTCCAGAGCTCCCGTGGCGTCACCGCAGCCAAGTATGTGCACGTCTGCGAGAACCGCCTGGACGCCCTCAAGCACCTGGACGACGCCGGGCAACTGACCCTGCGCGTGGAAGCGGCGATCAGCTGGCAGGACGACATCTTCCCGGTGCGCCGGCGCTGGGAACTGCTCAGCGGCGAGCGTCACTACTACCGCAGCGCGCGGCTGTCGGCGAACGCGGTGAAGTTCCACTTCGACGGCACCGTGGAGCCGCGCTCTTCCTTCCTGATTACGCCTTGGCCAGGTGAAGACGGGCCGGGCGGGAACGCCTGGCGCGGCAAGCTCAACCTGACCCCCGAGCACATCACCGACATGGTGGTGGACATGGACCGTCGCGGCATCCGCGTCATCGCCCACTGCACCGGCGATGCAGCGTCCGACGTGTTCCTCGATGCGGTGGCCGAGGCGCGTCGGCGCAACGGCTTCAGCGGCGTGCGCCACCAGTGCGCGCACAGCACCATCCTGCATCCGGGCAACCTCAGGCGCTTCCGCGAACTGGACGTGATCGCCGAGTTCTCCCCGGCGGCCTGGTACCCGACGCCCTTCGCCAGCGGCGCGCGCTCCGGTTATGGCCCGGACCGCCTCAAGCGCATCTACGACTTCAAGGGCGTACTGGCCGCCGGCGGCATCGCGGTGTTCGGCACCGACTGGCCGGTGGCGTCCATCGACCCCTGGCTGGCGCTGGAAACCCTGGTCACCCGGCAGAACCCCTGGAACGACGACCCGGCCTGCTTCGGCGAGCCGATCA of the Pseudomonas sp. PSE14 genome contains:
- a CDS encoding autotransporter assembly complex family protein — its product is MRVVQGLLGLLLMAFCLQRALAAEAHLDVRITPATPALKANIEAYVGSLGERDQAALRRMRRTTEEQALKAAQALGYYQARIRSRVRDGQPPTLRLNVTPGEPVHLRNVTIRVEGPAAKLKSFRVPGGDALKPGAQLNHGAYEDAKRLIQNQASRFGFFRGQFSQQQLQVDPVAGVADIELVYVSGPRSTLGKVEFSGDYPFDDELLQRMVPFEDGTPYDSELIADLNQALQSSGYFDGVRVDAAPQAKASSDVIPVNVHLQVRKPRTMGLGLGFSTDVGPRAKANWTRHWVNPQGHSLGWEAEVSSPRQNIGAWYEIPLDPPLTDKLRFTSGYQNEDLVDTQSKLLTLGSEWHHKLDSGWQRVVSLNWQREEYKLGDDSGLSSFLMPGIGYSILEADNKVDPSHGYRLQFDVKGAKEGFLADADVAHVNALAKGLTSFWGGQRLLGRIQVGGIATNDYSSIPPSLRFFAGGDQSVRGYDYQTLSPKNSEGDRIGGRYMVAGSVEYQYPIAERWRLAAFVDQGNAFNSLDFPSIKTGVGIGIRWVSPVGPLRLDLADGLDEDGGIRIHFSMGPEL
- a CDS encoding translocation/assembly module TamB domain-containing protein gives rise to the protein MRTMRWLLGGLLGLILLSIAGLSALLGTEAGSRMALQRVPGLTLDGFSGRLAGAFTARRLEWSDGATRLVLDEPDIDWSPGCLLRMALCLSRVAAKEIRLTLPPSESSESSGPIQLPSLNLPLALELGDVRIGRFLLDDQEQLRDTNLVANWDPEGLHIQSATLARGDLRLSLSGLLKPTQGWPLQAQGSLDLPAVGGKPWSLKLQVDGELQGHLKLQAQSSGYLNGQLQGDVQPLAENLPAQALVLADGFKADAALPDTLTLNQVRLNANGDLKNGYQIAGAALLPAEDSPVVLTLRGRVDAQGADIAALDLTAAQAQRLGVQGRLDWKDGFAADATLDWLDFPWRRLYPAIEEPPVSVHSLKAEVQYRDGAYLGNFDAALNGPAGAFTLASPVSGNLSEVFLPSLQLVAGQGKAAGHVRVGFADTLSWDAALDLRDLDPAYWLEQMPGRLGGPLRSQGSLKGGNLNLTANLDLQGRLRGQPALLRARAEGAGQSWKADELTLQLGDNRITGQAALDQRLSGKLDLALNQLGQLWPQLAGQLGGRLDLAGTLQAPQGQLALNGQRVAYAGQSLRSLALDAKLDAAQRGRLDLQIQGLRSGDTRLGTLKLEGSGDKQRQQLSLNLQGKPVVLALNLDGTWNGRDWRGRLAQGDIQSGGQDWRLQQPAKLERLADGRLTLGAHCWASGPASLCAEDQRLMPDPRLRLHLRQFPLDSLARWLPEDFAWRGQLDGDVQLDLPASGPNGSILLNAGSGTLRLKEQDDWVDFPYQSLQLESRLTPRRIDTSLQFHGEKLGTLDAQVQLDPRPKSKPLSGSFSLNGLDLSIARPFVPAVETLKGRLHGNGRISGGLLAPRVDGELRLVDGEVSGGDLPTRLEQLQVQARIAGEQVDLSGHWTAGEHGNGNLSGRIAWNEALDVDLNVRGNRLPVTIDPYAELEVAPDLAIRMAGEGLAVSGKVQVPSGAITIRQLPPSTVKVSDDTVIVGQKQEQKAAAALHMDVDVIVGEDKLTFSGFGLNAELAGQVHVGDNLDTRGELRLNKGRYRAYGQKLTIRRARLLFAGPIDQPYLDIEAIRKVDDVIAGLRLTGNAEQPRSEVFSEPAMSQQQALSYLVLGRPMSTGEDSNMMGEAALALGLAGSAPLTGEVAQKLGIQDFQLDTEGTGNSTSVVASGQLSDKLSLRYGVGVFEPANTIALRYLLSKKVYLEAASGLASSLDIFYKRDF
- a CDS encoding (2Fe-2S)-binding protein, which codes for MITVNLNGKDHEFDAPGEMPLLWALRDIAGLTGTKYGCGMALCGACTVHIDGQPTRSCVTPLAAVAGKKVTTIEAVNEQPAGKAVQDAWRRLDVVQCGYCQSGQIMSATALLASNKAPSDADIDTAMSGNICRCATYARIRAAIHDAAKTLA